A genomic window from Flavobacterium phycosphaerae includes:
- the recQ gene encoding DNA helicase RecQ — protein MNSNEIDIHKELKKYFGFNQFKGLQEQVIKSIITQNNTFVIMPTGGGKSLCYQLPALIQNGTAIVVSPLIALMKNQVDAIRSLSSENGIAHVLNSSLTKTEINQVKKDITSGITKLLYVAPESLTKEEYVEFLQSVPISFVAIDEAHCISEWGHDFRPEYRNLRSIIKHLGDVPVIGLTATATPKVQEDILKNLDMSDATTFKASFNRPNLFYEVRTKTKNIEADIIRFIKQHKGKSGIIYCLSRKKVEEIAEVLQVNGISAVPYHAGLDAKTRAKHQDMFLMEDVDVVVATIAFGMGIDKPDVRFVIHHDIPKSLESYYQETGRAGRDGGEGHCLAYYSYKDVEKLEKFMSGKPVAEQEIGFALLQEVVAYAETSMSRRKFLLHYFGEEFDSETGEGADMDDNVRNPKTKVEAKDQVKTLLEVVRDTKHLYKSKEIVFTLIGRVNATIKAHRTDAQQFFGVGAAFEERYWMALIRQVLVDGLLNKDIETYGILKVSDKGHDFIKNPTSFMMSEDHEYNESEDEAIVTAAKSTGTADEALMSMLRDLRKKVAKKLSVPPFVVFQDPSLEDMALKYPITIDELSNVHGVGEGKAKKYGKEFVELIARYVEDNDIVRPDDLVVKSTGANSANKLYIIQNIDRKLSLEDIAKAKGFTMDNLLKEMEQIVYSGTKLNISYWINEILDEDQQEEIHDYFMESESDKIEDALKEFDGDYDIEELRLMRIKFISEVAN, from the coding sequence ATGAATTCAAACGAAATTGACATACACAAAGAATTAAAAAAGTATTTTGGTTTCAACCAATTTAAAGGATTACAAGAACAAGTCATAAAAAGTATTATTACCCAAAATAATACCTTCGTTATAATGCCGACCGGTGGCGGAAAGTCACTTTGTTATCAGTTACCTGCTTTAATACAAAACGGAACAGCCATTGTTGTTTCTCCCTTAATAGCTTTAATGAAAAATCAGGTCGATGCCATCCGAAGTTTATCTTCTGAAAACGGCATTGCCCACGTATTAAATTCCTCGCTGACCAAAACTGAAATCAATCAGGTTAAAAAAGATATAACTTCAGGAATCACCAAGTTATTGTATGTGGCTCCCGAGTCATTGACTAAAGAAGAATATGTTGAGTTTTTGCAAAGTGTTCCCATATCTTTTGTGGCTATTGATGAAGCGCACTGTATTTCGGAGTGGGGACATGATTTTCGTCCGGAGTATAGAAATCTGAGAAGTATAATCAAACATTTAGGCGATGTGCCTGTGATTGGCTTGACGGCTACAGCTACGCCCAAAGTGCAGGAAGACATTCTGAAAAATTTAGACATGTCTGATGCGACAACTTTTAAAGCGTCTTTCAACCGCCCGAATTTATTTTACGAAGTACGAACCAAAACCAAAAATATCGAAGCGGATATCATTCGTTTCATAAAACAACACAAAGGTAAATCAGGTATTATTTATTGTTTGAGCCGAAAAAAGGTAGAAGAAATAGCCGAAGTGTTGCAAGTAAACGGTATTAGTGCCGTTCCGTATCATGCCGGTTTAGATGCTAAAACACGAGCCAAACATCAGGACATGTTTTTGATGGAAGATGTAGACGTGGTGGTAGCTACCATTGCTTTTGGTATGGGAATTGACAAACCCGATGTTCGTTTTGTAATTCATCATGATATTCCTAAATCACTGGAAAGTTACTATCAGGAAACGGGTCGTGCCGGTCGCGATGGAGGAGAAGGGCATTGTTTGGCTTATTACTCATACAAAGATGTAGAAAAGCTCGAAAAATTCATGTCGGGCAAGCCTGTCGCTGAGCAGGAAATTGGTTTTGCCTTATTACAAGAGGTAGTAGCGTATGCCGAAACTTCGATGTCGCGTCGTAAATTCCTATTACATTATTTCGGAGAAGAATTTGACAGTGAAACCGGGGAAGGTGCTGATATGGATGATAATGTCAGAAATCCGAAAACGAAAGTTGAAGCTAAAGACCAAGTTAAAACCTTATTGGAAGTCGTTCGCGATACCAAACATTTATACAAATCCAAAGAAATCGTTTTCACTTTAATCGGAAGAGTAAACGCGACAATCAAAGCACACCGAACGGATGCGCAGCAATTTTTTGGTGTGGGAGCTGCTTTTGAAGAACGCTATTGGATGGCACTTATTCGTCAAGTATTGGTGGATGGCTTATTGAATAAAGATATTGAAACGTATGGCATTTTAAAAGTGTCTGATAAAGGTCATGATTTCATCAAAAATCCGACGTCTTTTATGATGTCGGAAGATCATGAATACAATGAAAGCGAAGATGAAGCTATAGTAACAGCTGCAAAATCTACGGGCACTGCCGATGAAGCGTTGATGAGCATGTTGCGCGATTTGCGTAAAAAAGTGGCGAAGAAATTGAGTGTTCCACCGTTTGTGGTTTTTCAGGATCCGTCGTTGGAAGATATGGCACTTAAATATCCGATTACTATTGATGAGCTAAGTAATGTGCATGGCGTAGGAGAAGGCAAAGCCAAAAAATACGGTAAAGAGTTTGTAGAGCTAATTGCTCGCTATGTAGAAGACAACGATATTGTTCGTCCAGACGATTTAGTGGTGAAATCAACCGGAGCTAATTCGGCCAATAAATTATATATCATTCAAAATATTGATCGAAAATTATCGCTGGAAGATATAGCCAAAGCCAAAGGATTTACGATGGATAATTTGCTCAAAGAAATGGAACAAATTGTCTATTCCGGCACCAAATTAAACATCAGTTATTGGATAAACGAAATTTTAGACGAAGACCAACAGGAAGAGATTCACGATTATTTCATGGAATCAGAATCCGATAAAATTGAAGATGCACTCAAAGAATTTGATGGCGATTACGACATTGAAGAATTGCGTTTAATGCGAATAAAGTTCATCAGCGAAGTAGCCAATTAG
- a CDS encoding carboxymuconolactone decarboxylase family protein encodes MSKLVEEFNEYRSKMNEKLLADNNKIVKRIFNLDTNAYAEGALDVKTKELLGLVASTVLRCDDCIKYHLETSYKEGITKEEMMEAMGIATLVGGTIVIPHLRKAYEFWEALEDQK; translated from the coding sequence ATGAGCAAGCTAGTTGAAGAATTTAACGAATACCGTTCTAAAATGAACGAAAAGTTATTGGCCGACAATAACAAAATAGTAAAACGCATTTTTAATTTAGACACCAATGCTTATGCTGAGGGTGCTTTGGACGTAAAAACCAAAGAGCTACTAGGATTGGTAGCTTCCACAGTTTTGCGTTGTGATGACTGTATCAAATACCATCTGGAAACCAGTTACAAAGAAGGCATTACCAAAGAAGAAATGATGGAAGCCATGGGTATTGCTACATTAGTGGGTGGTACCATCGTCATTCCGCATTTAAGAAAGGCTTACGAATTTTGGGAAGCCTTGGAAGACCAAAAATAA
- a CDS encoding KpsF/GutQ family sugar-phosphate isomerase produces MITKDNILASAKSTILSESEAVAKLVDFLDDNFVKTVESIYNASGRLVVTGIGKSAIIAQKIVATLNSTGTPSLFLHASEAIHGDLGMVQPGDVVICISKSGNSPEIKVLVPLLKRFGNTLIAITGNTTSFLGKEADYTLNTFVETEACPNNLAPTNSTTAQLVIGDAIAVCLMQMRNFTAEDFAKYHPGGALGKKLLLRVRDMLDTTHKPIVAPDSNIKTVIVEISEKRLGVTAVVDNNKIIGIITDGDIRRMLNKTETISGLTAQDIMTKNPKTIKSTDLVSDALNILEDFSITQLVVVDNGEYQGVIHLHDILKEGIV; encoded by the coding sequence TTGATAACTAAAGATAACATTCTGGCCTCTGCAAAAAGTACAATTTTATCAGAAAGTGAGGCCGTTGCGAAGCTCGTAGATTTTTTAGACGACAACTTTGTCAAAACGGTAGAGAGCATCTACAACGCCAGCGGACGACTTGTTGTTACCGGAATTGGTAAAAGTGCCATCATTGCGCAAAAGATTGTGGCCACTTTAAATTCTACCGGAACCCCTTCCCTATTTCTACATGCTTCTGAAGCCATTCACGGCGATTTGGGCATGGTGCAACCCGGCGATGTTGTGATTTGTATTTCTAAAAGCGGGAATAGCCCTGAAATTAAAGTTTTGGTTCCTCTTTTGAAACGATTTGGTAATACATTAATTGCCATCACAGGGAATACCACTTCATTCCTAGGTAAAGAAGCGGATTACACTTTGAACACTTTTGTAGAAACAGAAGCTTGCCCTAATAATTTAGCCCCAACCAATAGCACTACAGCACAACTCGTTATTGGTGATGCCATTGCAGTTTGTTTAATGCAAATGCGAAATTTTACGGCAGAAGATTTTGCCAAATATCATCCCGGAGGCGCTTTGGGTAAAAAATTATTACTTCGTGTACGCGATATGTTAGATACAACACACAAACCAATTGTGGCTCCCGATTCGAATATCAAAACCGTGATTGTTGAAATATCCGAAAAAAGATTGGGTGTCACGGCAGTTGTAGACAACAACAAAATCATAGGAATCATTACCGATGGTGATATCCGAAGAATGCTGAATAAGACCGAAACTATAAGCGGATTGACCGCTCAAGACATAATGACTAAAAATCCGAAAACAATTAAGTCGACCGACTTAGTGAGTGACGCCTTGAATATATTGGAAGACTTTTCCATTACGCAACTGGTTGTGGTTGATAATGGCGAATACCAAGGCGTTATTCATTTGCATGACATTTTAAAAGAAGGAATCGTATAA
- the tatC gene encoding twin-arginine translocase subunit TatC — MAKKPKKPTNEMSFLDHLEELRWVLVRSSAAVVIMATITYFFSDYIFSTLIFGPTDPSFVTYRFFCEASHYLGFADSICITELPFIIQNTEMEGQVNIFVWTCITAGFILAFPYILWQFWKFISPALYEKERKNAKVFIFVASILFFLGVLFGYFVIVPMSVNFLATFSISSVVKNQFNIDSYIGMVKTAVIASGLYFELPIILYFLTKLGLVTPTFLRKYRKYAIVIVLIIAAIVTPPDVVSQITVAIPMLLIYEVSIWISAIVVRNKKRDEQAS, encoded by the coding sequence ATGGCAAAGAAACCTAAGAAACCGACAAATGAAATGTCGTTCCTTGACCATTTGGAAGAATTGAGATGGGTATTAGTAAGGAGTTCCGCAGCAGTTGTCATCATGGCAACTATAACTTATTTTTTTAGTGATTATATTTTCAGCACTTTAATTTTTGGCCCCACAGATCCAAGTTTTGTAACGTATCGTTTTTTCTGTGAAGCCTCTCATTATTTAGGGTTTGCCGATAGCATCTGTATAACCGAGTTGCCTTTTATCATTCAAAATACCGAAATGGAAGGTCAGGTCAATATTTTTGTATGGACCTGTATAACTGCCGGATTTATTTTGGCTTTCCCTTACATCTTATGGCAATTTTGGAAATTTATTAGTCCGGCACTGTATGAAAAAGAAAGAAAGAACGCCAAAGTATTCATTTTTGTGGCCTCGATACTTTTCTTTTTGGGCGTATTGTTTGGTTACTTTGTGATTGTACCGATGTCGGTCAATTTCCTAGCTACTTTTTCGATAAGCAGTGTGGTCAAAAACCAGTTCAATATCGATTCCTATATCGGAATGGTAAAAACAGCGGTGATTGCCAGCGGACTTTATTTTGAATTGCCGATTATCTTGTATTTCTTGACAAAATTAGGATTGGTAACGCCAACCTTCTTGAGAAAGTATAGAAAATATGCCATTGTTATTGTATTAATTATTGCTGCGATAGTAACACCACCCGATGTGGTGAGCCAAATTACCGTAGCCATTCCGATGTTATTAATTTACGAAGTGAGTATCTGGATATCTGCAATCGTAGTAAGAAACAAAAAACGAGATGAGCAAGCTAGTTGA
- a CDS encoding NAD(P)/FAD-dependent oxidoreductase codes for MPRELQLQVSPEIASNDSLLYEHVAQIVRVSTKLVHKVVVLKRSIDARQKAIKINLKVSVYLIDEKYIEPKIELPDYKNVSTAQEVIVVGAGPAGLFAALQLIELGLKPIVIERGKDVRGRRRDLKAINVDHIVNEDSNYCFGEGGAGTYSDGKLYTRSKKRGDVDRILRLLVGFGATPDILVEAHPHIGTNKLPQIIQDIREKIIECGGQVLFETRVTDFIVKNNEMQGIVTQNGDTISANKVILATGHSARDIFELLDRKKIFIEAKPFALGVRAEHPQELIDKIQYSCDFRGEHLPPAPYSIVKQVSGRGMYSFCMCPGGVIAPCATNPGEVVTNGWSPSKRDQATANSGIVVELKLEDFKPFAKFGALAGMEFQKSIEQKAWHLAGQTQKVPAQRMVDFTQSKVSASIPKTSYVPGTTSVEMGQVFPGFLTQIMREGFIQFGKSMRGYMTNEAILHAPESRTSSPVRIPRDNETLEHLQIKGLYPCGEGAGFAGGIISAAIDGEKCALKIAEVLLSN; via the coding sequence ATGCCTCGCGAACTTCAATTACAGGTTTCTCCCGAAATAGCTTCAAACGATAGTTTGCTCTATGAGCATGTAGCACAAATAGTTCGAGTTTCTACTAAGTTGGTTCATAAAGTTGTGGTTTTAAAACGTTCTATAGATGCACGTCAGAAAGCCATAAAAATCAATCTTAAAGTGTCCGTCTATCTGATAGATGAAAAATATATTGAGCCCAAAATAGAACTTCCGGATTATAAGAATGTTTCTACTGCTCAAGAAGTAATTGTAGTAGGAGCAGGACCAGCCGGACTTTTCGCAGCCTTGCAGCTTATTGAACTTGGTTTAAAACCCATAGTAATTGAACGCGGTAAAGATGTTCGAGGACGTCGTCGTGATTTAAAAGCCATCAATGTTGATCATATTGTTAACGAAGATTCAAATTATTGTTTTGGAGAAGGTGGCGCAGGAACCTATTCAGACGGAAAGCTATATACCCGCTCTAAAAAGCGTGGTGATGTCGATAGAATCTTGAGATTGTTAGTTGGTTTTGGAGCGACTCCTGATATTTTAGTCGAAGCTCATCCCCATATCGGAACCAATAAATTACCACAAATTATTCAGGACATTCGCGAAAAAATAATCGAATGTGGCGGACAGGTTTTGTTTGAAACCCGTGTAACCGACTTTATAGTCAAGAATAATGAAATGCAAGGAATTGTTACGCAGAACGGCGACACCATTTCGGCTAATAAAGTAATATTGGCCACTGGTCATTCCGCTAGGGATATTTTTGAATTGTTAGACAGAAAGAAAATCTTCATAGAAGCCAAACCTTTTGCGCTGGGTGTTCGCGCTGAACATCCTCAGGAATTGATTGATAAAATTCAGTACAGTTGTGACTTTCGTGGCGAACATTTACCACCGGCACCATATTCCATTGTAAAGCAAGTCAGTGGTCGCGGTATGTACTCTTTTTGTATGTGTCCCGGAGGAGTGATTGCTCCTTGTGCTACCAATCCTGGAGAAGTGGTTACTAATGGTTGGTCACCTTCCAAACGAGATCAGGCCACAGCTAATTCGGGCATTGTAGTCGAATTAAAACTGGAAGATTTTAAACCATTTGCCAAATTTGGAGCTTTAGCAGGAATGGAATTTCAAAAGAGCATCGAACAAAAAGCCTGGCATTTGGCCGGACAAACTCAAAAAGTACCGGCCCAACGAATGGTTGATTTTACGCAAAGTAAAGTGTCTGCTTCTATTCCGAAAACGTCTTATGTACCGGGAACGACTTCAGTAGAAATGGGACAGGTTTTTCCGGGATTTTTAACTCAAATTATGCGAGAAGGTTTTATCCAATTCGGAAAATCAATGCGAGGGTATATGACTAATGAGGCCATTCTTCATGCGCCTGAAAGTCGAACTTCCTCACCGGTCAGAATTCCGCGTGATAACGAAACCTTAGAGCATCTTCAAATCAAAGGTTTATATCCTTGTGGTGAAGGCGCCGGTTTTGCCGGAGGTATTATTTCTGCAGCGATTGATGGTGAAAAATGTGCGTTGAAAATTGCTGAGGTTTTGCTGAGCAACTAA